The Sorangiineae bacterium MSr11954 DNA segment GCCCCTTCAGGGATCCGCGGCAGCGTGAAGCGCCCAGATTCGAGCCTTTTGTAATAGACAACGAAGCCGCCCGCGCTGAAGAAGAGGATCTTCACGCGATCCATGCGGCGACCAAGAAACACGAAGAGGGTGCCACTGTACGGGTCGGCCTTCCACAAAGACTGCACGAGCGTCACGAGGCCATCGTGTCCGCGCCGAAGGTCGACGGGCGCACTCGCGAGGACGATCTCGATGCCGGGCCCGAGACTCAACACGCGCGCGCCGCGGCGGCCACCAGCACCGCAAGATGCTCGGCCGTAATCGCTCCACGCATCGTGATGCGTGCCGGTCCGGCTTCGACGACAAGCTCGATATCGCGCTCCACCGTCGCAGGTCGTGTCACGACGACGGGCAGCAGGCGCGTGGGGCCTGCTGTGCGCGCGCGCCGCTCAAGCTCGGATCGCCACCAGATCAACGTCCGCTCCCTGACGCTGTGTCGGCGGGCGATCCCCGCCGCGTCGCCGCTTTGCGCCAGCTCCTTGATCCGCTCAGCCCACCAGTTCGCATCATGTCTCGCCATGCGCGCAATGAACATCAAACGCGACCGCCCCGCACGGCGTCTTTGCCCGTACGGTTACACGACAAACGCGACGGTCACGCGGGACCTCACGATCACTTTGGCATCTCGGCGGACAATTCAACATCAATCCATGACCCCCTCACTCAGGGAAAGGTTACATCCGCGGCCGACGGTTGATAGGGGGTACGAGGGTTAGCACGAGCAAGAGAATGGAATAGATAACCAGGTAGGAGAACCCGCCAGGGACCTTCTCCACGCAACAGCGCGCGGGCCCGGGCGACACGCACCATCCGAGGCCCCCATACCATCTCGAGAACTCGATCTGAAATGGGTGGAAGGCTTGAATCGTCGACAAGGAGTTGGATGTTCGCTCCCTCACGATAGCAGCAAAGGACGAAGCCCGCGCAACTGAAACGAATCGTCTTCACGCGTCCAGTCTGTTCGTCGCGCACCTCGTCACAAGACGGCTCCACAACGTACTCGGTACTGGTACATCGTGTAAACATGTCATCAAGCCAGAACGCGATCCTTTCTCGTTCCTCTGTTGTGAGGTCGTCGACCCATCCGATGACATGAGAGGGTATTGGTTCGTCTGGCCGCATTGGCGGCCGCATATGGTGCACCGTTGCCATTCCGCCTAGGGTCAGGGATTGATCCGCCGCGAGGAGTCCAGCATGCCCCACGGCATGCGTCGTGCCTGTATGCGTTCCAATGGCCGAGTATTGTGGTGCAACACATGTTCCCAGCTTCAGTGCCGGCATGATCGAAACCTCTCGACTACACGTTCGATGAGAGGACGTCGAGACACTCCTTCAGCACACGCTCTGCGCGGCTGGTAATGCCGTGCGCTCGCCAACGGGCAAGAGTATCGCGTAACGCGCTCTCGGTGCGTCGAGTGAGCCAAGCACGTCCAAGTTTCGTAACATACTTAGCAAACCGGGGTGCCTCAGTAGATCCTACGAGCGCGGCTACTAGAAAGGCGTTGTACCCAAGAGCCATGTTCTCTGAGCCGCTGACCATGTCCGGATCTAAGTACTTTTCGACGAGCTCGATGGCGCGCGCAGAAATGGCGCCGAGCGGCAAGTCATCCCGAGGAGGCTGGACAGAGAACATATTTTGTACGCTCTGGAGCGCAGTCTGCCGCGTCTTTGGTGGATCTTCGGGTCGCATGAACTTAATAAATTGCTCCACGACATCTGCGGGTGCCATCGATCCGAGCTGCCGTAGGGCCGACCAAAGTGCGGGTTCGGAACGAGAGTCCGTAGCATCACGCAACGTAAAAGCGTGCCGCCATAGGGAATTGACCAACGATGCTCGATCCTCATTCGAGGCGATTCGCTGTTGTTCCACGGCCTGCACGAGGATCTCCAACCAACGCATATCGATAATTTCGTCTTTACGCAGTTCGTTGACCAAAAATCGTGCAAGACGAGGGTCGTGTTCCGCACTGAGACGAGACAACGCCTCGATCCGTTCGTTCATCGACGCGACGTTAGAACGCACGATTTGCCAATCGTCCTTCGTAGGCGCGGCTGGCGCATCTGACTCGGAGAGTTTCGTGTCGTGCTGGTTCGATGGCGCCAATGGAAGTTGGCCTCGCGCCCTCTCCATTATCCGCAGCAAGAGAGTCAGCAGCTCGAGTAACTCCTCGCGTTCGTCGAGGAACCACCCGGCTACATTTCTGGCACTTAGTCTCGGCGGAATACGGACGATCAGCTTATCGAGCCCTATTTTGTTCAATTTGAACAAGTCTTTTGGACTCTGTTGCGGTGGAAAACGAGCCTCCGTCTTGAAGCGCCACGTCATGCTTTCGGACGCCGCGGAAGGCACGCACGGAACCCCCCAGACCATTACGTCCAGAGATGGCGAACTCGGTTCCTGTTCGAAGACAGCTTCAGTCATCGTCGGACTCCCCCGAAACCGATGTGCGAAGTTGAGCCTTGTCATTTAACAGTGTAGCGATAGCTTTGGCTTTGGCGAGGGCACGCTCGCATTGACGGTGCAATTCTTTGATGTCTTTTGCATCCATTGCAAAGCTGATGCTCTTTCGAAGGCCATCACCATCACCGAGATACTCGAGACGTAGAGTCTGCGTTACGATGGCACCACGGGGTTCAGGAACGTCGCGAGCAAAGACGGGGCGGACGTCAGCGAGGAGACGCATGCGCAGGAGCACATTTGTCTGCTCAAAGCGCAAGTCGACCGCCTTATCGAGAAGATAGAGGTTGTCGAGGCTGAGGAGAGCTATGAGCTGCGAGGTACGCTGGTTCCATTTCCTGATCTGCGCATCGTCCCAACGATGCGGCTGCGGCAAATGAGTAAGAGCCGCGCTTATGCCATGGATCACTTCCTCGGTAGAGATACTGTTCTGTTTTTGCAGAGAATAGAGCGAAAGTAGGAGCTCGATCAGTGGTTTGACGGCCTCCTTAGGGAGGAACTGATCAAGGCTCTTTTGCAAGTCGGCCTCGCTCAGCAAGGTCCCCGCATCCCTGACGTGGTCCACGAGCTCGTCCAGGTGACCCTCTGGCATGTCCCGAAGTTGAGCAAGGCTGGGCAGCAGATGGCGCGGTACTGTGAAAGGCTTGGGCATTCAGCATACTCCGAGGGGATTATCGGGGTCAGGCATGCAATACTAGGGCCAAACCCCGTAGAGGAGGAGCCAGAATCACCGCCAAAAAACGAGCGAGCTTCATGTGAGTTGTTAGCGCCGTTCTGACGCTCGAGCCTCCTATTAAAAAAGAATACGCGAACCGCGCCTCACCTGCTGGACATGAATACATAGCTCTGTACAGTTCGGTGCGCTCGCAAAAAAGGTGTTGACAAGAGGGATGACGTATAAGTTGTGCAGAGTACTCCCACTTGAGACTGCGCACGCGTCACGGCTCTCGAGTTGGTAGCGAGGGTAACCTGGTCCTTTCATTTGGTCGTTGTCCCCCCGCAAAATCTGGCGATTTCGCGCCCTACAGTTACCCTTGCTCGTCTTCGGTTCTGACGCTCCGTTCGCGACGGAGCCTCAACACGACAGGGGACCTTCAATATGCGTGAAGGAAGCTCGCGGACAGCCCCGCCGACTTGGCGGTCAGCGCAACAGGTAGCTTTGCCCCCAACAGCAGGCTACGGCTGAGCTTTCACACCCTTTGTTTTCACCCCCCCCCGGCGGGGGGACACGCTGAACGCGATGGGCAATCTATGAGCGACTGCACGGCGCGTGCCGTCCGAATCCCTCGAGAATTCGCTTATTTTCCAGGGCCTGTAGGTAACAGTGGTCCTACGGAACCAGTTGTCGGAAGTTCGAATCTTCCTGGGCGCGCCACTCAATTGCTAAAGCGGAAGAAGCAGACCCAGGGTTCCAAGCCCTGGGTTTTTTGCATTTAGGCGTGGAATTTGGCTTCGGTGCGCGGTTGGGGCTGCTCTCATCGAGTGAGAATTGAGTGCAGAGCGCACGCAGGTAGGGCGCCGTTTAGCCTCCTCATCTGCTTCAAGGGCCCGAGACGGCGAGAGACCGGAGAGCGGCGCGTCTCGCGTGCGTGGACCCGTCCTTTCCCTTTCCTGGCCGTGATGCCCAGCCGTCCGCCGGTCGAAATGTGGGGCCGTGGACGAAGCAGCGAACGCAGGTCAGCCTGACAGCGCCTATCGTTGCTGCGTGGATACCTTCGTCAACCAAGTCTGGACGGCGACAGCGTCTTGGGCGTAAAGGCGGCCGGCGTGCTGGTGGCCGTCTGCCGCATCGTTGGCCAGGCGTCGCGCGCGCGCCCGGTCACCGCCGGTTCGCCGCAGAACGCGGGCAAGGGCGAAGCTGATGGTCGCGCGGTACTCTCGCCGCGGCGGTGTCGTCTCGTCTTCGAGAAGCTTCTCGGCTCGTTCGAGTGCCTCGAGTGCTTCGGGGAGCCGGGCCGAGCTGCTCGTATCCTTCACCGACACAAGAGACGACCAATGCGATGAAGACCCCATGTTGCCCGAGCATCCGCTCGCCGGCGTCGAGTAGCCGCGTACAGAGCTCCAATGCAGCGCGCTCGCGGCCGTCGAAGATGCAGCCGACTACCTGCAGACGTATGCGGACTACATGCGTTACGGCGAGGCGCTCGAAATGGGACTTCCCATCGCAACGGCGGTCATCGACAGCGCATGCCGCTATCTCGTCAAAGATCGTATAGACTGCGGTGGCGCACGCTGGACGCTCGATGGCGCCGAGGCCGTCCTGCGCCTACGCGCGTTGCGCGCCAGCGGTGACCTCGATGGCTACTGGGAGCTCCATGTACGCCAAGAACACCAACGGCGTCACGCGCAACATTCCGCGGCCGGCCATTCACCTGACCCTGTCCGGCCACTACGAAGGATTAATTAAGTAATCCGAGAAAATGTGCGTTTCAGGAGCGCCGGCCCCTTTCGATTTTGCACCGGGCATTCAAGGCACGCAGTTCCACCCCGAGGCCGACAAACCGAGCGTCATGGCCGGCTCGAAAGCCCGACACACGGCGCAAGTCGAAGAGGCGTATGGCCGCATTCTTTATGAAAAGATGAGGTATCGGTTCAACGAAATTGCCGAATCGCGCGGGCTGCGTCGCTCGAGCAGCCCACGATTCGATATGCAGGAACTCGATGTTGCGGTTCGAGTCACCCGCGGGTGGATCGGCGGGTCCCAAGCCCGCCTCGAGAATGTACG contains these protein-coding regions:
- the tnpB gene encoding IS66 family insertion sequence element accessory protein TnpB (TnpB, as the term is used for proteins encoded by IS66 family insertion elements, is considered an accessory protein, since TnpC, encoded by a neighboring gene, is a DDE family transposase.) — protein: MLSLGPGIEIVLASAPVDLRRGHDGLVTLVQSLWKADPYSGTLFVFLGRRMDRVKILFFSAGGFVVYYKRLESGRFTLPRIPEGASCIDLDATSLTMLLDGVDLRLVRRTPMWKPAKTTAEAKKGIDIRRSA